From one Eucalyptus grandis isolate ANBG69807.140 chromosome 9, ASM1654582v1, whole genome shotgun sequence genomic stretch:
- the LOC104420037 gene encoding MLO-like protein 13, which produces MGSESGSLEYTPTWIVAGVCFVIVFLSLCAERGLHWLGKLLEKKKKDALLQALQKLKDELMLLGFISFLLTVFQSVLSRICISKHLASHMHPCKKQPSEIATHGELSLTRKYRRGLLSTDESVEICAHKGQVPILSIEALHQLHIFIFVLAVVHVFFCVTTMVLGGARIRRWKNWDDSIRKEEDKQMHAAAADVDHRRHHEIFRQRASGYWRKAAVVSWMISFVKQFYGSVTESDYITLRRGFKMAHMPFVPESQFDFYYHMMQILEGDFIKIVSISWFFWLFIVVFLLLNVQGWNTYFWLSFLPLILLLLVGAKLEHIIMRLAQELDSTDPDHEAARVKPSDDHFWFHRPGIILWLIQFILFQNSFEIAFFFWIWSTYGIHSCIMEKRGFIITRLIMGVIVQVLCSYSTLPLYALVSQMGTSYKFGPRLKHHIGGWFDEKKHKGDHPSGGATASHSHRMATQSLETFHVAEQAQDIIDEATAVIEVKNGL; this is translated from the exons atgGGGAGTGAGTCGGGATCTCTGGAATACACGCCTACATGGATAGTTGCGGGTGTATGCTTCGTcattgtttttctctctctttgcgcTGAACGAGGCCTTCACTGGCTTGGCAAG CTcttagagaagaagaagaaagacgcCCTGCTCCAGGCcctacaaaaattaaaagacg AATTGATGCTCTTAGGGTTCATTTCGTTTCTATTAACCGTTTTCCAAAGCGTACTTAGTCGAATATGCATCTCTAAACATCTGGCCTCGCACATGCACCCGTGCAAGAAGCAACCTTCAGAGATCGCCACTCATGGAGAACTTTCGCTGACAAGAAAATATAGGAGAGGACTTTTATCAACGGATGAGAGTGTGGAGATCTGTGCACATAAG GGACAGGTTCCAATATTGTCGATAGAGGCGTTACATCAACTTCACATATTCATCTTTGTATTGGCAGTCGTCCATGTTTTCTTTTGTGTGACTACTATGGTTCTTGGCGGAGCAAGG ATCCGCCGGTGGAAAAATTGGGACGACTCAATTCGAAAGGAAGAGGACAAG CAAATGCACGCTGCAGCCGCAGATGTTGATCATCGCCGCCATCATGAGATCTTCAGACAGCGCGCAAGTGGATATTGGAGGAAAGCAGCTGTTGTGAGCTGGATG ATTTCATTTGTGAAACAATTCTATGGTTCTGTCACCGAGTCAGACTATATCACTCTGCGACGCGGATTTAAAATG GCCCATATGCCTTTCGTACCTGAAtcgcaatttgatttttactaCCACATGATGCAAATTCTTGAAggtgattttataaaaatagtCAGCATAAG CTGGTTCTTTTGGCTATTCATCGTCGTATTTTTGCTACTAAATGTGCAAG GATGGAACACGTACTTTTGGCTGTCGTTTCTGCCATTAATC CTTTTGCTCCTTGTTGGAGCTAAACTGGAGCATATAATAATGCGCTTAGCTCAGGAGTTGGACAGTACTGATCCTGATCATGAAGCCGCTAGAGTGAAGCCCTCTGATGATCACTTTTGGTTTCATCGGCCCGGAATTATTCTTTGGCtgattcaattcattttgtttcaaaattcTTTTGAGATTGCCTTTTTCTTCTGGATATGG AGCACTTACGGAATCCACTCGTGCATTATGGAAAAGCGTGGTTTCATCATCACAAGACTCATAATGGg AGTTATTGTTCAAGTCCTCTGCAGCTACAGTACCCTGCCTCTGTACGCTCTAGTCTCTCAG ATGGGAACCTCGTACAAGTTTGGTCCCCGTCTCAAACACCACATAGGGGGTTGGTTTGATGAAAAAAAGCACAAAGGCGACCACCCATCTGGAGGAGCAACCGCTTCACATTCGCACAGAATGGCCACGCAATCATTGGAAACCTTTCATGTGGCCGAGCAAGCGCAGGATATTATTGATGAAGCTACTGCAGTGATTGAAGTCAAGAATGGTCTCTGA
- the LOC104420038 gene encoding pentatricopeptide repeat-containing protein At1g14470, translated as MPQKEKISSRTRTRMPTSSSTAPDHSRSWASFLLLIRSSPSPIPVHAHLLKLGLLPHPHLRNALLHSYAQLGLLHQARRLFDELSRWALPDSNSLLSAYFKWGHLREARALFHAMPRRNVVTWTATLTGYARTGDLESARRCFDAMPHRTVVSWNAMLSGYSQNGFEDEALRLFHDMVDAGFRPNETTWVIVISSCAARGDPSLADSLATLLHRARGIDFNCFLRTALLDMYAKCGRLAAARRIFDDLGPRKNTVTWNAMISAYTRSGDLASARELFDRMLNKDVVSWNSMISGYAQNGQSAFAVRLFKDMLTLTGEHPKPDEFTMASVFSACGHLGTLEIGNWAVAFLGKNQIRLGTSGYNSLIFMYSKCGSIKDAQRIFQEMERKDAVSYNTLISGLAAHGRGREALELMSKMKEEGINPDHATYVGILTACSHGGLLQEGRRLFETIEAPSNDHYACMVDLLGRAGEVEEANRLIQTMPMKPHAGVYGSLLNACRIYRRTDLAEMAAYGLFEIEPNNSGNYVLLSNIYAQAGRWEDVDRVRRMMRKRGVMKATGWSWVEHGGEVHKFIAGDRSHERCSEIYHLLANLRRRMERSGYVADGSCVLRDVVEEDREEMVGVHSEKLAVCFALIVSEAGEAIRVMKNMRVCWDCHTAIKAISKLEGREIIVRDNNRFHHFVEGQCSCKDYW; from the coding sequence ATGCCGCAAAAGGAGAAGATAAGCAGTCGCACTCGCACTCGCATGCCCACCTCATCGTCCACCGCCCCCGACCACAGCCGCAGCTGGGCCTCCTTCCTCCTGCTCATCCGATCCTCACCTTCTCCCATCCCCGTCCACGCCCACCTCCTCAAGCTGGGCCTTCTCCCCCATCCCCACCTCCGCAATGCCCTCCTCCACTCTTACGCCCAGCTCGGCCTCCTCCACCAGGCCCGCCGCCTGTTCGACGAATTGTCCCGCTGGGCTCTCCCCGATTCCAACTCCCTCCTCTCCGCCTACTTCAAGTGGGGCCACCTCCGGGAAGCTCGCGCCCTTTTCCATGCTATGCCTCGCCGCAATGTCGTAACCTGGACTGCCACGCTCACTGGTTACGCCCGGACTGGGGACTTGGAGAGTGCCAGGCGCTGCTTCGATGCCATGCCCCATAGGACCGTCGTCTCTTGGAACGCTATGCTCTCCGGCTACTCTCAGAATGGCTTCGAGGACGAGGCTCTCCGGTTGTTTCACGACATGGTTGATGCCGGCTTCCGACCCAACGAGACGACTTGGGTCATCGTCATTTCATCCTGCGCTGCGCGTGGTGATCCTTCCCTTGCCGACTCGCTCGCCACGTTGCTTCATCGGGCGAGGGGGATTGATTTCAACTGCTTCCTCAGGACAGCGCTTCTCGACATGTACGCCAAATGTGGACGCTTGGCTGCCGCTAGACGAATTTTTGATGATCTGGGCCCCCGCAAGAACACCGTCACCTGGAATGCCATGATCTCGGCATATACGAGGTCCGGAGATTTGGCCTCGGCTAGGGAACTCTTCGATAGGATGCTGAATAAGGATGTGGTCTCCTGGAACTCCATGATTTCTGGATATGCTCAAAACGGCCAATCAGCTTTTGCGGTCCGGCTCTTCAAAGACATGCTTACACTTACTGGTGAACATCCGAAGCCTGACGAATTCACCATGGCGAGCGTTTTTTCAGCTTGCGGGCATCTTGGCACCCTGGAGATAGGCAACTGGGCTGTGgcttttcttgggaaaaatcAGATTAGGCTCGGCACATCAGGGTACAATTCCTTGATTTTCATGTACTCTAAATGTGGGAGCATTAAAGATGCCCAGCGGATCTTCCAGGAAATGGAAAGGAAAGATGCGGTTTCCTACAACACCTTGATCTCAGGTTTGGCTGCCCATGGCCGTGGAAGGGAAGCCTTGGAACTGATGTCAAAGATGAAAGAGGAAGGCATTAACCCGGACCATGCAACTTATGTAGGCATCCTGACAGCATGCAGTCACGGGGGGTTACTGCAAGAGGGTCGCCGGTTGTTTGAAACGATTGAAGCTCCATCAAATGATCACTACGCATGCATGGTTGACTTGTTAGGTCGTGCGGGTGAGGTTGAGGAAGCAAATAGATTGATTCAGACCATGCCCATGAAGCCACATGCAGGAGTGTATGGATCACTCTTGAATGCTTGCCGCATTTACAGGAGGACCGATTTGGCAGAGATGGCTGCTTACGGTCTTTTTGAAATCGAGCCAAACAATTCAGGGAACTATGTTTTGTTGTCTAACATATACGCACAGGCAGGCAGGTGGGAGGATGTTGATAGGGTAAGGCGGATGATGCGGAAGAGGGGGGTGATGAAGGCAACTGGATGGAGCTGGGTGGAGCATGGGGGCGAGGTGCATAAGTTCATTGCAGGGGACAGATCGCACGAGAGATGCAGTGAGATCTACCATCTGTTGGCCAACTTGAGGAGGAGGATGGAGAGGAGCGGATATGTGGCGGATGGAAGCTGTGTTCTAAGGGACGTGGTGGAGGAGGACAGAGAAGAGATGGTGGGGGTTCATAGTGAGAAGCTCGCTGTCTGCTTTGCTCTTATTGTTAGTGAAGCTGGGGAAGCAATCAGGgtgatgaagaatatgagaGTATGTTGGGACTGTCATACTGCGATCAAAGCAATCTCTAAATTGGAAGGCAGGGAGATAATAGTACGGGACAACAACAGATTCCACCATTTCGTGGAAGGCCAATGTTCTTGCAAGGATTACTGGTAG
- the LOC104420036 gene encoding MLO-like protein 13 has translation MGNESGSLEYTPAWIFAGVCFITVFLSLCAERGLHPLGKFLMRKKQGALFVALQKFKEDLMLLGFISFLLIVFQSILGRICISTHLASHMHPCKKQSSHIATHGELLLTRNYKRGLLSPDESVDICARKGQVPLLSIEASHQLQKFIFVLAVVHVIFCGTAMVLSEARVRRWKRWEDSIRRGHAAAGDAHRRHHEIFRLRASGYWRKVAIVSWMISFMKQFYGSVTKSDYIALRHGFKMAHLPLVPESTFDFHDHMMRILEGDFIKIVSISWFFWLFIVVFLLLYVQGWNTYFWLSFLPLILLLLVGAKLEHIIMRLAQEVDSTDHDHEAARVKPSDDHFWFRRPGIILRLIQFILFQNSFEIAFFFWIWSTYGLHSCIMEKPGFIITRLIMGVIVQVLCSYSTLPLHALVSKMGTSFEFGHRLQPNLGQRLVHGKGDHPSSVATASHSHGMGTQSLETFHVAEQAQDIEVENGL, from the exons ATGGGGAATGAGTCGGGATCTCTGGAATACACGCCCGCATGGATATTTGCGGGTGTATGCTTCATCactgtttttctctctctttgtgctGAACGAGGCCTTCACCCGCTTGGCAAG TTCTTAATGCGCAAGAAGCAAGGCGCTCTCTTCGTTGCCctacaaaaatttaaagaag ACTTGATGCTCTTAGGGTTCATTTCGTTTCTGTTAATTGTTTTTCAAAGCATACTCGGTCGAATATGTATCTCTACACATCTGGCCTCGCACATGCACCCATGCAAGAAGCAATCTTCACATATCGCCACTCATGGAGAGCTTTTGCTGACAAGAAACTACAAGAGAGGGCTTTTATCACCGGATGAGAGTGTGGACATCTGTGCACGTAAG GGACAGGTTCCACTGTTGTCGATAGAGGCGTcacatcaacttcaaaaattcatcTTTGTATTGGCAGTCGTTCATGTCATCTTTTGTGGGACTGCTATGGTTCTTAGCGAAGCAAGG GTCCGTCGATGGAAAAGGTGGGAAGACTCAATTCGGAGAGGACACG CAGCCGCAGGTGATGCTCATCGCCGCCATCATGAGATCTTCAGACTGCGCGCAAGTGGATATTGGAGGAAAGTAGCTATTGTGAGCTGGATG ATTTCATTTATGAAACAATTCTATGGTTCTGTCACCAAGTCAGATTATATCGCTCTGCGACACGGATTTAAAATG GCCCATTTGCCTTTGGTACCTGAATCGACATTTGATTTTCACGACCACATGATGCGAATTCTTGAAggtgattttataaaaatagtCAGCATAAG CTGGTTCTTTTGGCTATTCATCGTCGTCTTTCTGCTACTATATGTGCAAG GATGGAACACGTACTTTTGGTTGTCGTTTCTGCCATTAATC CTTTTGCTCCTTGTTGGTGCTAAACTGGAGCATATAATAATGCGCTTAGCTCAGGAGGTGGACAGTACTGATCATGATCATGAAGCCGCTAGAGTGAAGCCCTCTGATGATCACTTTTGGTTTCGTCGGCCCGGAATTATTCTTCGGCtgattcaattcattttgtttcaaaattcTTTCGAGATTGCCTTTTTCTTCTGGATATGG AGCACTTACGGACTCCACTCGTGCATTATGGAAAAGCCTGGTTTCATCATCACAAGACTCATAATGGG AGTAATTGTTCAGGTCCTCTGCAGCTACAGTACCCTGCCTCTGCACGCTCTAGTCTCTAAG ATGGGAACCTCGTTCGAGTTTGGTCACCGTCTCCAACCCAACCTAGGGCAAAGGCTTGTTCATGGAAAGGGCGACCACCCATCTAGCGTAGCAACCGCTTCACATTCGCACGGAATGGGCACGCAATCATTGGAAACCTTTCATGTGGCCGAGCAAGCGCAGGATATTGAAGTCGAGAATGGTCTCTGA
- the LOC104420039 gene encoding PHD finger protein ALFIN-LIKE 7: MEGIPHPFPRTVEEVFSDFKGRRAGLIKALTADVEKFYKQCDPEKENLCLYGFPNETWEVNLPVEEVPPELPEPALGINFARDGMQEKDWLSLVAVHSDSWLLAVAFYFGARFGFGKNERKRLFQMINDLPTIFEVVTGNVKQAKEQSANQNSKSKSSTKMSDPQSKGVKMSPPPKREEESGEEEEDDEQGATCGACGDSYANDEFWICCDICERWFHGKCVKITPAKAEHIKQYKCPSCSTKKARV, translated from the exons ATGGAGGGAATACCGCACCCATTCCCAAGGACGGTGGAGGAGGTCTTCAGCGATTTCAAGGGCCGACGCGCCGGCCTCATCAAGGCTCTCACCGCTG ACGTCGAGAAGTTCTACAAGCAGTGCGACCCCG AGAAGGAGAACCTCTGCCTGTATGGATTTCCAAACGAGACCTGGGAAGTTAATTTACCGGTGGAGGAGGTCCCCCCCGAGCTCCCGGAGCCTGCTTTAGGAATCAATTTCGCGAGGGATGGAATGCAAGAGAAGGACTGGTTGTCCTTGGTCGCCGTCCACAGCGATTCCTGGTTACTTGCCGTTGCTTTCTATTTCGGTGCACGGTTCGGTTTCGGTAAAAACGAAAG AAAGAGGCTTTTCCAAATGATAAATGATCTCCCAACTATTTTTGAAGTTGTGACGGGAAATGTTAAGCAAGCAAAGGAACAATCTGCTAATCAAAACAGCAAAAGCAAATCTAGTACAAAGATG TCTGATCCACAATCCAAGGGAGTGAAGATGTCTCCACCACCCAAACGAGAAGAGGAAagtggggaagaagaagaagatgatgagcaggGTGCCACCTGTGGAGCATGTGGGGATAGCTATGCAAATGATGAATTCTGGATTTGCTGTGATATCTGCGAGAGATGGTTCCATGGAAAATGTGTAAAAATTACTCCAGCAAAGGCGGAGCATATAAAGCAATACAAATGCCCCAGTTGCAGTACCAAGAAGGCTAGAGTCTGA
- the LOC104420034 gene encoding MLO-like protein 13, translating into MGSEPGSLEYTPTWIVAGVCFIIVFLSLCAERGLNRLGKFLKRKKQNALFEALQKLKEELMLLGFISFLLSVFQHILSRICISTHLASHMHPCKGQPSEIASHGELLLTRNYRRGLLSTDESVEICARKGQVPVLSIEALHQLHIFIFVLAVVHVIFCVTTMVLGGARIRQWKNWENSLQRNPPKKGRAAAAADDAHRRHHEIFRQRASGYWRKAAVVSWMISFMKQFYGSITKSDYVILRHGFIMAHCPRRRDFDFHEYMTRTLEGDFRKIVSISWFFWLFIVVFLLLNVQGWNTYFWLSFLPLILLLLVGAELEHIIMRLAQELDSINHDHEAATVKPSDDHFWFGSPRIVLWLIEFILFQNSFEIAFFFWILSAYGLDSCIMEKLGFIITRLIMGVIVEVLCGYSTLPLYALVSQMGSSFKVSRLLEVQLKDWVETLDDKKRKGPPKAKDDRPSGGATASHSHRMATQSLETFHVAEQSRDDSVDEATLAIEVQNGL; encoded by the exons ATGGGGAGTGAGCCGGGATCTCTGGAATACACGCCTACATGGATAGTTGCGGGCGTATGCTTCATcattgtttttctctctctttgcgcTGAACGAGGCCTTAACCGGCTTGGCAAG TTCTTAAAGCGCAAGAAGCAAAACGCTCTGTTTGAGGCcctacaaaaattaaaagaag AATTGATGCTCTTGGGGTTCATCTCGTTTCTGTTATCTGTTTTTCAACACATACTCAGTCGAATATGCATCTCTACACATCTGGCCTCGCACATGCACCCATGCAAGGGGCAACCTTCAGAGATCGCCAGTCATGGAGAACTTTTGCTGACAAGAAACTATAGGAGAGGACTTTTATCAACGGATGAGAGTGTGGAGATCTGTGCACGTAAG GGACAGGTTCCAGTGCTGTCGATAGAGGCGTTACATCAACTTCACATATTCATCTTTGTATTGGCAGTCGTCCATGTCATCTTTTGTGTGACTACTATGGTTCTTGGCGGAGCAAGG ATCCGTCAGTGGAAAAATTGGGAAAACTCCCTTCAAAGAAACCCTCCCAAGAAAGGACGAG cagccgcagccgcagATGATGCTCATCGCCGCCATCATGAGATCTTCAGACAGCGCGCAAGTGGATATTGGAGGAAAGCAGCTGTTGTGAGCTGGATG ATTTCGTTTATGAAACAATTCTATGGCTCTATCACCAAGTCCGACTATGTCATTTTGCGACATGGATTTATCATG GCCCATTGCCCCAGGCGTCGTGATTTTGATTTTCACGAGTACATGACGCGAACCCTTGAGGGTGATTTTAGAAAGATAGTCAGCATAAG CTGGTTCTTTTGGCTATTCATCGTCGTCTTTTTGCTACTAAATGTGCAAG GATGGAACACATACTTTTGGTTGTCGTTTCTGCCATTAATC CTTTTGCTCCTTGTTGGAGCTGAACTGGAGCACATAATAATGCGCCTAGCTCAGGAGTTGGACAGTATTAATCATGATCATGAAGCCGCTACAGTGAAGCCATCTGATGATCACTTCTGGTTTGGTAGCCCCAGAATTGTTCTTTGGCTGATTGAGttcattttgtttcaaaattcTTTCGAGATTGCCTTTTTCTTCTGGATATTG AGCGCTTACGGACTCGACTCATGCATTATGGAGAAGCTTGGTTTCATCATCACGAGACTCATAATGGG AGTTATTGTTGAAGTCCTCTGCGGCTACAGTACCCTGCCTCTGTACGCTCTAGTCTCTCAG ATGGGAAGCTCGTTCAAGGTCAGTCGCCTTCTCGAAGTCCAACTAAAGGATTGGGTTGAAACGCTTGATGATAAAAAGCGCAAAGGCCCACCTAAAGCAAAGGACGACCGCCCATCTGGAGGAGCAACCGCTTCACATTCGCACAGAATGGCCACGCAATCATTGGAAACCTTTCATGTGGCCGAGCAATCACGGGATGATAGTGTTGATGAAGCTACTCTGGCGATTGAAGTCCAGAACGGTCTCTGA
- the LOC104420035 gene encoding NADH dehydrogenase [ubiquinone] 1 beta subcomplex subunit 3-B: MAKPLGPTGEFFRRRDEWRKHPMLGNQIRHATPGLGIALVAFGIYLVGEQVYDKLYKPHPPSSSSH, from the coding sequence ATGGCGAAGCCGCTGGGACCGACGGGAGAGTTCTTCAGGAGGAGGGACGAGTGGCGGAAGCACCCGATGCTGGGCAATCAGATCCGCCACGCCACTCCTGGCCTCGGCATCGCTCTCGTCGCTTTTGGGATCTACCTCGTCGGCGAGCAAGTCTACGACAAGCTCTACAAGCCCCatcccccttcctcctcctctcactGA